In Pseudomonas fluorescens, the following are encoded in one genomic region:
- a CDS encoding HAMP domain-containing sensor histidine kinase, with translation MSLPNPSKGWRSSSSRLLALYSSLFVIWSGILMGVMYYEVSAYLDNLAKHSLMQRQHLFSRFSGEQLVDALAVSMTFDIRGIDAYGLFDAQHRYLSGALRYIPDGLPLDGKIHMLRDCDASDDSDDQRLPADSCDAVATRTLDGRWLVLVRDNGSLFAVTRIILHALFWGVTLTIVPGIVGWTLLRRRPLRRIRGIQASAEAIVAGDLSRRLPLSNRRDELDMLAAIVNAMLERIERLMNEVKGVCDNIAHDLRTPLTRLRAQLYRMQQQAGEGSPQAMQLDLVLAEADTLMARFRGLLRISELEDRQRRSGFVQVDPVALLQELHEFYLPLAEDDDLVFQLHLPASLPPLHGDRALLFEAVANLLSNSIKFTPPGGAVILRGVNDGGHTRIEVLDSGPGIPEAEREAVFQRFYRAEAGNHKSGFGLGLSIVAAIVSLHGFTLEVGRSELGGARLVLDCRESLIPQA, from the coding sequence ATGTCATTGCCGAACCCGTCTAAAGGCTGGCGCTCTTCCAGCAGCCGTCTGCTGGCGCTCTACAGTTCGCTGTTCGTGATCTGGAGCGGGATCCTCATGGGGGTCATGTACTACGAGGTTTCCGCTTACCTGGACAACCTGGCCAAGCATTCGCTGATGCAACGCCAGCACCTGTTTTCGCGTTTTTCCGGCGAACAACTGGTGGACGCCCTCGCCGTCAGCATGACCTTCGACATCCGCGGCATCGACGCCTACGGTCTGTTCGATGCCCAACACCGTTACCTCAGCGGCGCCCTGCGCTACATTCCGGACGGCTTGCCGCTCGATGGCAAGATCCACATGCTGCGCGACTGCGATGCCTCCGACGACAGCGACGACCAGAGGCTGCCCGCCGACAGTTGCGACGCCGTGGCGACCCGCACCCTCGACGGCCGCTGGCTGGTGCTGGTGCGCGACAACGGTTCGCTGTTCGCCGTGACCCGGATCATCCTTCACGCCTTGTTCTGGGGTGTGACCCTGACCATCGTGCCGGGCATCGTCGGCTGGACTTTGCTGCGGCGCCGGCCGTTGCGGCGCATTCGCGGGATTCAGGCCAGTGCCGAGGCCATCGTCGCCGGCGATCTGAGCCGGCGCTTGCCACTGTCCAATCGGCGTGACGAACTGGACATGCTCGCCGCCATCGTCAACGCCATGCTCGAACGCATCGAGCGCTTGATGAACGAGGTCAAGGGCGTGTGCGATAACATCGCCCATGACCTGCGCACGCCCCTGACCCGTCTGCGCGCGCAGCTTTACCGCATGCAGCAACAAGCCGGCGAAGGCTCGCCGCAGGCCATGCAACTGGACCTGGTGCTGGCCGAAGCCGACACACTGATGGCGCGTTTTCGTGGCTTGCTGCGGATCTCCGAGCTGGAAGACCGCCAGCGTCGCTCCGGCTTCGTGCAAGTGGACCCGGTGGCGTTGTTGCAAGAACTGCATGAGTTCTACCTGCCCCTGGCGGAAGACGACGACCTGGTGTTCCAGCTGCACCTGCCCGCGTCGTTGCCACCCCTCCATGGCGACCGGGCACTGCTGTTCGAAGCGGTGGCGAACCTGCTCAGCAACTCGATCAAATTCACCCCGCCCGGCGGCGCGGTGATCTTGCGCGGGGTCAATGATGGCGGGCACACGCGGATCGAAGTGCTTGACTCCGGCCCGGGCATTCCCGAGGCGGAACGTGAAGCGGTGTTCCAGCGCTTCTATCGCGCCGAGGCGGGCAATCATAAAAGCGGCTTCGGGCTGGGGCTGTCCATCGTCGCGGCGATTGTCAGCCTGCACGGGTTTACGCTGGAGGTGGGCAGAAGCGAACTGGGTGGCGCGCGGTTGGTGCTTGATTGTCGGGAGAGTTTGATTCCGCAGGCCTGA
- a CDS encoding SRPBCC family protein, with protein sequence MATASAFIDIPASADQVWQLIGGFNSLPDWLPFIPKSELSEGGRVRSLQTADGAVVIERLQAFDNASQTYSYSILQAPFPATDYLATIKVQAQGEGARVTWSGRFEPVGVSNEEVEALFTGIYQGGLEALRANYPA encoded by the coding sequence ATGGCAACTGCATCAGCCTTCATCGACATCCCGGCTTCGGCCGATCAGGTCTGGCAATTGATTGGCGGTTTCAACTCGCTGCCGGACTGGCTGCCGTTCATTCCTAAGAGCGAACTCAGCGAAGGCGGGCGGGTACGCAGCCTGCAAACGGCGGACGGCGCCGTGGTGATCGAACGCCTGCAAGCCTTCGACAACGCGAGCCAAACCTACAGCTACTCGATTTTGCAGGCACCGTTTCCGGCGACTGATTATCTGGCGACGATCAAGGTTCAAGCGCAAGGCGAGGGCGCGCGGGTGACCTGGTCCGGAAGGTTCGAGCCGGTGGGTGTGAGCAACGAGGAAGTGGAGGCGTTGTTTACCGGCATCTATCAGGGCGGGCTTGAAGCGCTACGGGCCAATTACCCGGCCTGA
- a CDS encoding SDR family oxidoreductase gives MKIDLSGKLAIVSGSTAGIGLGISQALAEAGATVVVIGRDTAKVEQALASIRQRVPGAQLRGVTADLGTAEGAERLFAAEPRADILVNNLGIFNTVDFFDAPDSEWTRFYEVNVISGVRLSRHYTPQMVKQGWGRVIFLSSESGVATPADMINYGVTKSANLAVSHGLAKRLAGTGVTVNAILPGPTFTDGLEDMLKDATAESGRSARDEADAFVRKARPTSIIQRVADVEEVANLVAYIASPLSSATTGAALRVDGGVVDSLAI, from the coding sequence ATGAAAATCGATTTGAGCGGAAAACTCGCGATCGTCAGCGGTAGCACCGCTGGCATCGGCCTGGGCATCAGCCAGGCACTGGCCGAGGCGGGCGCCACGGTGGTGGTGATCGGCCGCGACACGGCCAAGGTCGAACAGGCGCTGGCGAGCATTCGCCAACGCGTACCCGGCGCGCAATTGCGCGGCGTGACCGCCGACCTCGGCACCGCCGAAGGCGCCGAAAGATTGTTCGCGGCCGAACCTCGGGCGGACATCCTGGTGAACAATCTCGGGATATTCAACACGGTGGATTTCTTCGACGCCCCGGACAGTGAGTGGACGCGCTTCTACGAGGTCAACGTGATCTCCGGCGTGCGCCTGTCCCGGCACTACACACCGCAGATGGTCAAGCAGGGCTGGGGGCGGGTGATCTTCCTGTCTTCGGAATCCGGCGTGGCGACCCCGGCGGACATGATCAACTATGGCGTGACCAAAAGCGCCAACCTGGCCGTGTCCCATGGCCTGGCCAAACGCCTGGCCGGTACCGGCGTGACGGTCAATGCGATCCTGCCCGGCCCGACCTTTACCGATGGCCTGGAAGACATGCTCAAGGACGCCACGGCCGAATCCGGACGCAGTGCCCGGGACGAAGCCGATGCGTTCGTGCGCAAGGCTCGGCCGACGTCGATCATCCAGCGCGTGGCGGATGTCGAGGAGGTTGCCAATCTGGTGGCCTACATCGCTTCGCCGTTATCCTCGGCCACCACCGGTGCTGCCTTGCGGGTCGACGGCGGTGTCGTCGACAGCCTGGCCATCTGA
- a CDS encoding aldo/keto reductase, with product MSLKDKLPGALGFGTAPLGNMFRAIPEEEAQATVHAAWDAGVRYFDTAPFYGSGLSEIRLGTALSRYNRDDYVLSSKVGRVILDEVEDAAARDLGEKSGVFEHGRPNRIVNDYSADATMRSIEDSLKRLQTDRLDIVWVHDIAQDFYGDQWLEYFNQARTGAFKVLTRLREEGVIKGWGLGVNKVEPCELTLDLSEAQPDGFLLAGRYTLLDHDRALQRLMDAALAQNVEIVVGGPYSSGILAGGAHFEYQKASPAIISKVEQIKRIAAAHGVDVKAAALQFSLANPAVAAVIPGSSRPDRIAEDVAALSAVIPAAFWQAMREAKLVSERAPLPLIGA from the coding sequence ATGAGCTTGAAAGACAAACTGCCCGGCGCGCTGGGTTTCGGTACCGCGCCGTTGGGCAACATGTTCCGCGCCATCCCGGAAGAAGAAGCGCAAGCGACTGTCCATGCCGCCTGGGATGCCGGTGTGCGCTACTTCGATACCGCGCCGTTCTACGGTTCGGGTCTGTCGGAGATTCGCCTTGGCACCGCACTGTCGCGCTATAACCGTGACGACTATGTACTGAGCAGCAAGGTCGGCCGGGTGATCCTCGATGAAGTCGAAGACGCCGCCGCCCGTGACCTGGGCGAGAAGAGCGGGGTGTTCGAGCACGGCCGGCCGAACAGGATCGTCAACGACTACAGCGCCGATGCAACGATGCGTTCGATCGAGGACAGCCTCAAGCGCCTGCAAACCGATCGCCTGGACATCGTCTGGGTGCACGATATCGCCCAGGATTTCTACGGCGATCAGTGGCTGGAGTACTTCAACCAGGCCCGTACCGGTGCCTTCAAAGTGCTGACGCGTTTGCGCGAAGAGGGCGTGATCAAGGGCTGGGGGCTTGGCGTGAACAAGGTCGAACCGTGCGAACTGACCCTCGATCTGAGCGAAGCGCAGCCGGACGGTTTTCTGCTGGCGGGTCGCTACACTCTTCTCGACCATGACCGCGCCTTGCAACGTTTGATGGACGCCGCCCTGGCGCAAAACGTCGAGATTGTGGTCGGCGGCCCGTACAGCTCGGGCATCCTGGCCGGTGGCGCACACTTCGAGTACCAGAAGGCCAGCCCGGCGATCATCAGCAAGGTCGAGCAGATCAAACGCATCGCGGCGGCCCATGGTGTCGACGTCAAAGCCGCTGCATTGCAATTTTCGTTGGCGAACCCGGCAGTGGCGGCGGTGATTCCGGGCTCCAGTCGCCCGGATCGGATCGCCGAAGATGTGGCCGCGTTGTCGGCGGTAATTCCCGCTGCATTCTGGCAGGCGATGCGTGAGGCGAAGCTGGTTTCCGAGCGCGCACCCTTGCCCCTCATTGGAGCTTGA
- a CDS encoding LysR substrate-binding domain-containing protein encodes MIDIRQLRYFVAVAEEEHVGRAAERLHISQSPLSRQIAQLEERLGLTLFERSQQRIRLTRDGQTFLAETRALLTHANRLESLGKRLGRGEEGGLCIGYIENAMHAGVLPNALRVLRVDRPNVHVALYNLSSAEQLEGLRQRSLDIALVSEPPTDDDPHLLGFQVLDDPMLLALPEHHPLAQQTVLTPADLADQEWIGVQHRQNASCHDDFVSACIRAGFTPDIRMQATEPFTALGLVASGLGIAMIQKGLSRNAPPGVVLREVPWISFTTPLWAAWHRINLRPLVETFRKVLTEPESTT; translated from the coding sequence ATGATCGACATCCGCCAATTGCGCTACTTCGTCGCCGTCGCCGAGGAAGAACACGTCGGGCGCGCCGCCGAACGCCTGCACATTTCCCAGTCACCCCTGAGCCGGCAGATCGCCCAGCTCGAAGAGCGCCTGGGCCTGACCCTGTTCGAGCGCAGCCAGCAACGCATCCGCCTGACCCGCGACGGCCAGACCTTTCTCGCCGAAACCCGCGCCCTGTTGACCCACGCCAATCGACTGGAATCCCTTGGCAAGCGTCTGGGGCGTGGCGAAGAAGGCGGCCTGTGCATTGGCTACATCGAAAATGCCATGCACGCCGGCGTGCTGCCCAATGCCTTGCGCGTGTTGCGGGTCGACCGGCCGAACGTACACGTGGCGCTGTACAACCTCAGCTCGGCCGAACAACTCGAAGGCTTGCGCCAGCGAAGCCTGGATATTGCCCTGGTGAGCGAACCACCGACCGATGACGACCCGCACCTGCTGGGTTTTCAGGTGCTGGACGATCCGATGCTGCTGGCCCTGCCCGAGCACCATCCGCTGGCGCAGCAAACTGTGCTGACCCCGGCGGACCTCGCCGACCAGGAATGGATCGGCGTGCAGCACCGACAGAACGCCAGCTGCCACGACGACTTCGTCAGCGCCTGCATCCGCGCCGGCTTCACCCCGGATATCCGCATGCAAGCCACCGAACCCTTCACCGCACTGGGTCTGGTCGCGTCGGGGCTGGGCATCGCGATGATCCAGAAAGGTCTGAGCCGCAATGCCCCGCCGGGTGTGGTGCTGCGGGAAGTGCCGTGGATTTCCTTCACCACGCCATTGTGGGCGGCGTGGCACCGGATCAACCTGCGGCCGCTGGTGGAGACGTTCAGGAAGGTGCTGACGGAGCCTGAATCCACCACATAA
- a CDS encoding LysR substrate-binding domain-containing protein codes for MNRNDLRRVDMNLLVIFETLMFEKNLTRAGEKLFLGQPAVSASLAKLRDLFDDPLLVRNGRTLEPTLRALQILKELQPAMDTISGAVSRAKDFDPSTSREVFRIGLSDDAEFGLFPPLLKQIREEAQNVVVVVRRVNFLLMSSMLASGEISVGISYTTELPANAKRKKLRDLSVKILRGDDRPGPLTLDEFCERPHALVSFSGDLSGAIDNDLARIGRSRRVVLAVPQFAGLRALLAGTDMLATVPDYAASALIEGSSQLRADDAPFDINLSELSMVWNGVNDNDPAERWLRSKIVQHMAAPLSGH; via the coding sequence ATGAACCGCAACGACCTGCGCCGCGTGGACATGAACCTGCTGGTGATTTTCGAAACCCTGATGTTCGAGAAGAACCTGACCCGGGCCGGGGAAAAGCTGTTCCTCGGCCAGCCCGCTGTCAGCGCGTCGCTGGCAAAGTTGCGCGATCTGTTCGACGACCCGTTGCTGGTGCGCAACGGACGAACCCTGGAGCCGACCCTGCGGGCATTGCAGATTCTCAAGGAATTGCAGCCGGCGATGGACACCATTTCCGGGGCCGTCAGCCGAGCCAAGGATTTCGATCCCTCCACCAGCCGCGAGGTGTTTCGTATCGGTCTGTCCGACGACGCCGAGTTCGGGCTGTTTCCGCCGTTGCTCAAGCAGATTCGTGAAGAAGCGCAGAACGTTGTGGTGGTGGTGCGCCGGGTGAATTTCCTGCTGATGTCGTCGATGCTGGCCAGCGGCGAGATTTCCGTCGGCATCAGCTACACCACGGAATTGCCGGCCAATGCCAAGCGCAAGAAATTGCGCGATTTGAGCGTGAAGATCCTGCGCGGCGACGATCGTCCGGGGCCGTTGACCCTGGACGAGTTCTGCGAACGACCCCACGCGCTGGTGTCGTTTTCCGGGGATCTGAGCGGCGCCATCGACAATGACCTGGCCCGAATCGGCCGCTCGCGCCGGGTGGTGCTGGCGGTGCCACAGTTCGCGGGGTTGCGGGCCTTGCTGGCGGGTACTGACATGCTCGCCACCGTGCCGGATTACGCGGCCAGTGCGTTGATCGAAGGCAGCAGCCAGCTACGGGCGGACGATGCACCGTTTGATATCAACCTGTCCGAACTGTCGATGGTCTGGAACGGGGTCAACGATAACGATCCGGCAGAACGCTGGTTGCGCTCGAAAATTGTACAGCACATGGCGGCGCCACTATCGGGGCATTGA
- a CDS encoding DinB family protein has product MITVRTACLLADYKRWANQRLFDSLAALPPGEVKKERVSVFKNMIGTLNHVYVVDCIWQAHLEGRGHGFKTSHDLLHADLSELRMAQKAIDRWYCDWSARQTDASLDKLLEFTFVSGESGTMSAGAMLMHVVNHASYHRGWVVQMYFEIPAMPPVTDMPVYLRESEPVVLQSLNAPIVAPPCAVQFSSATSVLPDRYR; this is encoded by the coding sequence ATGATCACCGTACGCACTGCCTGCCTGCTGGCCGATTACAAACGCTGGGCCAATCAGCGCCTCTTTGACAGCCTCGCGGCGCTCCCTCCGGGCGAAGTCAAAAAAGAACGGGTGTCGGTGTTCAAAAACATGATCGGCACCCTCAATCACGTGTACGTGGTGGATTGCATCTGGCAGGCGCACCTCGAAGGCCGGGGGCATGGCTTCAAGACCTCACACGACCTGCTACATGCCGACCTGTCCGAACTGCGCATGGCGCAAAAAGCCATCGATCGCTGGTACTGCGACTGGAGCGCCCGGCAAACCGATGCGTCCCTGGACAAGCTCCTGGAATTCACCTTTGTCTCAGGCGAAAGCGGCACCATGAGCGCCGGCGCGATGCTGATGCACGTGGTCAACCACGCCAGCTATCACCGTGGCTGGGTGGTGCAGATGTACTTCGAGATTCCGGCCATGCCACCGGTGACCGACATGCCGGTGTATTTGCGCGAGTCCGAGCCGGTGGTCCTGCAGTCGCTCAATGCCCCGATAGTGGCGCCGCCATGTGCTGTACAATTTTCGAGCGCAACCAGCGTTCTGCCGGATCGTTATCGTTGA
- a CDS encoding DUF2388 domain-containing protein, which produces MRRMFIISSLVLCLPFGSALADVDAGDVATSAGVSASLYSTFKDDKLMIPARDDASSFVASDGAIRGAYLEAVLKKVRQDNPALNNASDEDLARAILVQEGVATDH; this is translated from the coding sequence ATGCGCCGGATGTTTATCATTTCTTCCCTGGTACTTTGTTTACCTTTCGGCTCGGCTCTGGCCGATGTGGATGCGGGTGACGTCGCCACTTCCGCCGGGGTTTCCGCCTCGCTGTACTCGACGTTCAAAGACGACAAACTCATGATTCCCGCCCGGGATGACGCCTCCAGCTTCGTTGCCAGTGACGGTGCGATTCGTGGTGCTTACCTGGAGGCGGTATTGAAAAAAGTCCGTCAGGACAATCCCGCCCTCAACAACGCAAGCGACGAAGACCTGGCCCGCGCCATTCTCGTCCAGGAAGGCGTTGCCACCGATCACTGA
- a CDS encoding pyridoxal-phosphate dependent enzyme, whose product MLHIRTPLILHPGLSTPTRRIWLKLENLQPSGSFKLRGMGLLCSRAAEQGKREVVCPSAGNAGLATAMAAARLGLKACIVVPHTTPQSTRARISKTGAEVIVHGKVWDEANQRAMELAQDPHSEFVPAFDHPLLWEGHSTMVDEILEDCPQVDALVTSVGGGGLLAGLLTGLIRHRRTDCRIIACETEGAASFAAAVAVGHPVKLAKIDTVATSLGAAQVAAWPVMHIGDFPHECVVLSDDEAIMGVVRYANDLRQLVEPACGVSLALAYLDHPAIADVHDVVIVVCGGVSINAQLVAGWARLSTGAHAR is encoded by the coding sequence ATGCTTCACATCCGCACGCCTTTGATCCTGCACCCTGGCCTCTCGACCCCAACCCGCCGTATCTGGCTGAAACTGGAAAACCTGCAACCCAGCGGCTCGTTCAAGTTACGCGGCATGGGGTTGCTGTGCAGCCGGGCGGCGGAGCAGGGCAAGCGCGAAGTGGTCTGTCCCTCCGCCGGGAACGCGGGGCTGGCCACGGCCATGGCCGCTGCCCGCCTGGGGCTCAAGGCATGCATCGTGGTGCCGCATACGACCCCGCAAAGCACCCGGGCGCGGATCAGCAAGACCGGCGCCGAAGTGATCGTGCACGGTAAGGTCTGGGACGAAGCCAATCAACGGGCAATGGAACTCGCCCAGGACCCACACAGCGAATTCGTGCCGGCCTTCGACCACCCGCTGTTGTGGGAAGGGCACAGCACAATGGTCGATGAAATCCTTGAAGACTGCCCGCAAGTCGATGCGCTGGTGACCTCGGTTGGCGGCGGTGGCTTGCTGGCAGGGTTGCTCACCGGGCTGATCCGTCATCGGCGCACTGATTGCCGAATCATTGCCTGCGAAACCGAAGGCGCGGCGTCGTTCGCCGCGGCGGTGGCGGTCGGGCATCCGGTCAAACTGGCGAAAATCGACACGGTCGCCACGTCCCTGGGCGCCGCGCAAGTGGCCGCCTGGCCGGTCATGCACATCGGCGATTTCCCCCATGAGTGTGTGGTGCTCAGTGATGATGAGGCGATCATGGGCGTGGTGCGTTACGCCAATGATTTACGGCAGTTGGTCGAGCCGGCGTGCGGCGTTTCTTTGGCGCTTGCCTACCTGGATCACCCGGCGATTGCCGACGTCCATGACGTGGTGATCGTGGTATGCGGTGGGGTGAGTATCAACGCGCAACTCGTGGCCGGGTGGGCACGCTTGTCCACTGGCGCGCACGCCAGGTAG
- a CDS encoding SDR family oxidoreductase, which translates to MALSSKGTALITGASSGIGAVYADRLARQGYDLILVARSQGKLNALASHLSDETGRTVEVVAADLTNKADSLRVEQILRSDASITLLVNNAGVGGVMPLLASPVDDMEAMIDLNVTALMRLAYAVVPGFVARGTGTVINIASIVAIAPEILNGVYGGTKAFVLSLSQSMQHELADKGIRIQAVLPGATATDFWSEAGNPVENLPKEIVMSAEDMVDAALAGLAAGEVVTIPGLHDGSQWDRYEAQRKTLSGLFGNCVAAPRYR; encoded by the coding sequence ATGGCGCTTTCATCCAAAGGCACTGCACTGATCACCGGCGCTTCTTCGGGCATTGGCGCGGTGTATGCCGACCGCCTGGCCCGGCAGGGTTACGACCTGATTCTGGTGGCCCGCAGCCAGGGCAAGCTCAATGCCCTGGCCAGTCATTTGAGCGACGAAACCGGGCGCACCGTGGAGGTGGTGGCCGCCGATCTGACGAACAAGGCGGATTCGCTGCGGGTCGAACAGATCCTGCGCAGCGACGCCAGCATCACCCTGTTGGTCAACAACGCCGGGGTCGGTGGCGTCATGCCGCTGCTGGCAAGTCCCGTGGACGACATGGAAGCGATGATCGACCTCAACGTGACGGCGTTGATGCGCCTGGCCTATGCCGTCGTACCGGGCTTTGTCGCCCGGGGCACCGGCACCGTGATCAACATCGCGTCCATCGTCGCCATCGCCCCGGAAATCCTCAACGGCGTGTACGGCGGGACCAAGGCGTTCGTCTTGAGCCTGAGCCAGTCGATGCAGCATGAACTGGCGGACAAGGGCATACGCATCCAGGCGGTGTTGCCGGGGGCGACCGCCACCGATTTCTGGAGCGAGGCCGGCAACCCGGTGGAAAACCTGCCGAAGGAAATCGTGATGTCCGCCGAAGACATGGTCGATGCCGCGCTCGCTGGCCTGGCGGCCGGCGAAGTGGTGACCATTCCGGGGCTGCACGATGGCAGCCAGTGGGACCGTTACGAAGCCCAGCGCAAGACGCTGTCCGGGTTGTTTGGCAATTGCGTGGCGGCGCCGCGTTATCGCTGA
- a CDS encoding GlxA family transcriptional regulator, with protein MIRVAFVVFEGFQSMALAAMPVFEYANFSAAETLYDVRVLSENGHNLRASGGLSVGTEAFDGRVFDTVIVVGGDSIVEQAPEAVLDYLRASINTARRTASICSGAFVMAQAGLLDGRRATTHWAYARELQARFPAIKVEADRIYVIDGSIWTSAGMTAGIDLALAMVEKDHGAELARAVAQKLVMYHRRAGGQSQHSALLELDPKSDRIQTVLGYAREHLAQPLSVEQLAQVANLSPRQFSRAFRAETGQSPAKAIENLRLEAARQMLERGRLTLDQIALETGFTDHRRMRETFLRVFGQPPQVIRRNARAEVP; from the coding sequence ATGATCAGAGTCGCATTCGTGGTTTTCGAGGGTTTCCAGTCCATGGCACTGGCCGCCATGCCGGTATTCGAATACGCCAATTTCAGTGCCGCAGAGACCCTGTATGACGTCCGCGTGCTGTCCGAAAACGGTCACAACCTGCGGGCCTCCGGTGGCTTGAGCGTCGGCACCGAGGCATTCGACGGGCGCGTGTTCGACACGGTGATCGTGGTCGGTGGCGACTCCATCGTCGAACAGGCGCCCGAGGCCGTGCTGGATTACCTGCGGGCCAGCATCAACACTGCACGCCGTACGGCGTCGATCTGCTCCGGGGCGTTCGTCATGGCCCAGGCCGGTTTGCTCGACGGACGGCGGGCCACCACCCACTGGGCCTACGCCCGGGAACTGCAGGCGCGGTTTCCGGCGATCAAGGTCGAGGCCGATCGCATCTACGTGATCGATGGCTCGATCTGGACCTCCGCCGGCATGACGGCGGGTATCGACCTGGCACTGGCCATGGTGGAAAAGGACCACGGCGCCGAGCTGGCCCGGGCCGTGGCGCAAAAACTGGTGATGTACCACCGCCGCGCGGGCGGCCAGTCGCAGCACTCGGCGCTGCTGGAGCTGGATCCGAAATCCGATCGTATTCAAACCGTGCTCGGCTACGCCCGGGAACACCTGGCCCAGCCCCTTTCGGTAGAGCAACTGGCACAAGTGGCCAACCTCAGCCCCCGGCAATTCAGCCGGGCGTTTCGCGCCGAAACCGGTCAATCACCGGCCAAGGCCATCGAAAACCTGCGCCTGGAAGCGGCGCGACAGATGCTCGAACGCGGACGCCTGACCCTCGACCAGATCGCCCTGGAAACCGGGTTCACTGACCACCGACGCATGCGCGAAACCTTCCTGCGGGTGTTCGGGCAACCGCCACAGGTGATTCGGCGCAATGCGCGAGCAGAGGTGCCTTGA
- a CDS encoding isoprenylcysteine carboxylmethyltransferase family protein has protein sequence MKISAKLAFFAVVGTLAYLALAIWGLGGFAAYFSHGALVVIALATLIMAVVSLFTEVNLSSGEREDRANRWVIPAFGVIGVLSGFLPAYTDRIDFWTFGGEGVRWLGALLFIVGGALRLWPVFVLGKRFSGLVAIQPGHRLVTEGIYRNLRNPSYLGMMVIGMGWALAFRSGVGLILVALTLIPLIARIHAEEALLRAQFGSEYEAYCARSWRLIPGLY, from the coding sequence TTGAAAATTTCGGCCAAACTGGCGTTTTTCGCCGTCGTCGGCACCCTCGCCTACCTCGCCCTGGCGATCTGGGGACTGGGTGGTTTCGCGGCTTACTTCAGCCACGGTGCACTGGTCGTCATTGCCTTGGCCACCCTGATCATGGCCGTCGTATCACTGTTCACCGAAGTCAACCTGAGTTCGGGGGAACGCGAAGACCGGGCCAATCGCTGGGTCATTCCGGCCTTCGGCGTGATCGGTGTGCTGAGCGGCTTTCTGCCGGCCTATACCGACCGCATCGATTTCTGGACTTTTGGCGGTGAGGGCGTGCGCTGGCTCGGCGCACTGTTGTTCATCGTCGGCGGCGCACTGCGGTTGTGGCCGGTGTTTGTGCTGGGCAAGCGCTTCAGCGGGCTGGTGGCGATTCAGCCGGGGCATCGACTGGTCACCGAGGGAATTTACCGCAACCTGCGCAACCCCAGTTATCTGGGGATGATGGTCATCGGCATGGGTTGGGCACTGGCTTTTCGTTCGGGTGTCGGGCTGATACTGGTGGCGCTGACGCTGATCCCGCTGATCGCGCGCATTCACGCGGAAGAAGCCTTGCTGAGGGCGCAGTTCGGCAGCGAATACGAGGCCTATTGCGCCCGCAGTTGGCGTCTGATCCCCGGGCTTTACTGA
- a CDS encoding HAD-IA family hydrolase, which translates to MSDHSVFNSTYRAFLFDMDGTVLTSIAAAERVWTTWAVRHGVDVDSFLPTIHGARAIDTIRRLGLPGVDAEAEAAWITEAEIVDVDGVLEVVGAAKFLRSLPASQWAIVTSAPRELALRRMVAAGIAEPAVMITAEDVTAGKPDPAGYRLAARRLGVEPGQCLVFEDATVGILAAEAAGADLMIVTATHEQPIETPHATLASYESVRVLVDAAGLRLHSV; encoded by the coding sequence TTGTCCGATCACTCTGTATTCAACTCGACTTACCGTGCCTTTCTGTTCGACATGGACGGTACGGTCCTGACGTCCATTGCCGCCGCCGAGCGGGTCTGGACCACCTGGGCCGTGCGCCATGGTGTCGATGTCGACAGCTTCCTGCCGACCATTCACGGTGCCCGCGCCATCGACACCATCAGGCGCCTGGGCTTGCCCGGGGTGGATGCCGAGGCGGAAGCCGCGTGGATTACCGAAGCGGAAATCGTCGACGTCGACGGGGTATTGGAAGTGGTTGGCGCGGCGAAATTCTTGCGGTCTTTGCCAGCCAGTCAGTGGGCCATCGTCACTTCCGCCCCGCGGGAGCTGGCGTTGCGGCGGATGGTGGCGGCGGGGATTGCCGAGCCTGCCGTCATGATCACCGCCGAGGATGTGACTGCCGGCAAACCGGACCCCGCGGGTTACCGCCTCGCAGCCCGGCGCCTGGGTGTCGAGCCTGGGCAGTGCCTGGTTTTTGAAGATGCCACGGTGGGAATTCTGGCGGCCGAGGCGGCGGGGGCGGACTTGATGATTGTCACGGCGACTCATGAGCAGCCTATTGAGACGCCGCATGCGACGTTGGCAAGTTATGAATCGGTGCGGGTTCTGGTGGATGCCGCAGGTCTGCGTCTGCACTCCGTCTAA